The following coding sequences are from one bacterium SCSIO 12741 window:
- a CDS encoding SRPBCC domain-containing protein, with translation MKTRDLIQEVYFEAKPEELYDALMTAEQHAAFTEGEAKIDPNPGGQFTVYNGYIVGKNILLERGKMIVQEWRAIEENWPDYHFSTVQFKMAYLDGGTYLTFIHKGIPEEYVESISNGWEEYYWNPLKAFFAA, from the coding sequence ATGAAAACACGAGACCTTATTCAGGAAGTCTATTTTGAGGCAAAACCTGAGGAATTATATGATGCACTCATGACCGCTGAGCAACATGCCGCCTTTACCGAGGGAGAGGCTAAAATTGATCCTAATCCAGGAGGTCAGTTCACCGTTTACAATGGCTACATCGTAGGCAAAAACATACTCCTTGAGCGAGGTAAAATGATCGTGCAAGAATGGCGGGCTATTGAAGAAAACTGGCCGGATTACCACTTTTCAACGGTTCAGTTTAAAATGGCCTACCTGGATGGAGGAACTTATTTGACCTTTATTCATAAGGGAATTCCCGAAGAATATGTCGAGTCGATTTCAAACGGGTGGGAAGAGTATTATTGGAATCCGTTGAAAGCTTTTTTTGCGGCGTAA
- a CDS encoding glycosyltransferase: MAKLSVIIVNYNVRHFLEQCLVSALKASRQVDTEIIVVDNHSLDGSVQMVENRFPEVRLIASKHNLGFSKGNNLGIAEAKGEYILLLNPDTLVEEDTFTRVVQFMDDHPDCGGLGVKMIDGKGRFLPESKRGLPTPPVAFFKMFGLARLFPKSKTFGQYHLSFLDPNEIHEVDVLSGAFMLLRKTVLDKIGLLDETFFMYGEDIDLSYRIQKAGYKNYYFPETKIIHYKGESTKKTSINYVFVFYRAMVIFASKHFSKNNARLFGALINLAIYFRASLTLLTNFIREGYLAILDGFVILLALFGVMQLHNHLTGIDTPDQLYQLFFPVYTLVWIIAILFGGGYDKPYQVKRFLLGTAAGTGVILILYSLLPESYRFSRAIIIGGSLSVFVLGTVLRYLLHLTGLWGFRLGAVKHKRIAIVGNKPEIQRVIDLLKRSSFQPDFVARVSPEPHNEDEFFVGHWGQLREVISIFNIDEVIFCAEDLSSSFIIEHMSQLDYKNLEFKIAPPESLFVIGSNSINTSGELYSLSSINSVTSSRNRRNKRMIDIFFSLSGLITLPLSILFVQRKMAFIGNLFGTLFGQKTWVGYDPAGKNIHELPTIRQGVISPSQSFEKANPDEAARLNAMYARDYRGYLDLVLILRNFRSLGN, from the coding sequence ATGGCAAAACTTTCGGTCATAATTGTTAACTACAACGTCAGGCATTTTCTGGAACAATGCTTGGTTTCTGCACTCAAAGCTTCGCGGCAAGTGGATACAGAGATCATTGTGGTGGACAATCATTCCCTGGACGGATCGGTTCAAATGGTGGAGAATCGATTTCCAGAAGTTAGGCTTATTGCCTCCAAGCATAATCTGGGTTTTTCCAAAGGAAACAACCTGGGAATCGCTGAAGCCAAAGGGGAATACATCCTGTTGCTCAACCCTGATACCCTGGTGGAAGAAGATACTTTCACCCGAGTCGTTCAATTCATGGACGATCATCCAGACTGTGGTGGATTAGGGGTAAAAATGATTGATGGAAAAGGGCGTTTTCTTCCCGAATCCAAAAGGGGCCTTCCTACTCCACCCGTGGCATTTTTCAAAATGTTTGGTTTGGCCCGGTTATTCCCCAAATCCAAAACCTTTGGGCAGTATCACCTGAGTTTTCTGGATCCCAATGAGATTCACGAAGTGGATGTGCTTTCCGGGGCTTTTATGTTGCTTCGAAAAACGGTTTTAGACAAGATTGGTCTGCTTGACGAGACCTTCTTCATGTATGGTGAAGACATCGACCTTTCCTACCGAATTCAAAAAGCGGGCTACAAAAACTACTATTTCCCGGAAACGAAAATTATCCATTATAAGGGTGAAAGCACCAAAAAGACGAGTATCAACTACGTTTTTGTGTTCTACCGGGCCATGGTCATTTTTGCCAGTAAGCACTTTTCCAAAAACAACGCTCGCCTCTTTGGAGCGCTGATCAATCTGGCCATTTATTTTAGAGCCTCTCTCACCTTACTCACCAATTTTATCCGGGAAGGATACCTTGCTATTTTGGACGGATTCGTCATCCTCCTCGCCTTGTTTGGGGTGATGCAGCTGCACAATCACCTAACCGGTATTGACACTCCGGATCAGCTTTATCAGCTGTTTTTTCCGGTGTATACTCTGGTTTGGATCATTGCTATTTTGTTTGGCGGAGGATATGATAAACCCTATCAGGTCAAACGCTTTTTGCTGGGCACGGCCGCAGGAACCGGAGTCATTCTGATCCTCTACTCCCTATTGCCCGAGAGTTACCGATTTAGCCGAGCCATCATCATTGGAGGAAGTTTATCTGTCTTTGTATTGGGCACGGTGCTTCGCTACCTGCTTCACCTTACCGGATTGTGGGGCTTTAGACTCGGAGCAGTTAAACACAAACGCATTGCTATCGTAGGAAACAAACCTGAAATTCAACGGGTTATCGACTTACTCAAGCGATCCTCCTTTCAGCCCGATTTCGTTGCCCGAGTTTCTCCGGAACCGCACAATGAAGACGAGTTTTTCGTGGGACACTGGGGGCAGCTCCGCGAGGTAATTTCGATCTTCAACATTGACGAAGTCATTTTTTGTGCCGAGGATTTAAGTTCTTCTTTCATCATTGAGCACATGTCTCAATTGGACTACAAAAATCTGGAGTTCAAAATCGCTCCTCCCGAGAGCTTGTTTGTGATTGGAAGTAACTCGATCAATACCTCTGGAGAACTCTATTCCCTATCCAGTATCAATTCTGTGACCAGTTCCAGAAACCGCAGAAACAAGCGGATGATTGACATTTTCTTCAGTTTATCAGGGTTGATTACTCTTCCATTGAGTATTCTATTCGTTCAGCGAAAAATGGCATTTATCGGAAATCTGTTTGGAACCCTCTTCGGGCAGAAAACTTGGGTAGGCTATGATCCGGCAGGAAAGAATATTCATGAGCTGCCCACCATTCGCCAAGGGGTTATATCTCCTTCTCAATCGTTTGAAAAAGCCAACCCAGATGAAGCAGCACGCCTCAATGCCATGTATGCCCGGGATTACAGAGGCTATTTAGATCTGGTATTGATTTTAAGGAATTTTCGGTCTTTGGGGAATTGA